In the Streptomyces fradiae ATCC 10745 = DSM 40063 genome, GGAGGAACACGGCGGCGCAGCCGTGCGGCACCCGCGGGCGCTGCGGATCGTCGATCATGGCCGGTCACCTCCCTGACGTGTTCCCCGGCGGTCGGGTCCTCTGCTCACCGACCTTACGGCGGGGGTCTGACAACGGGCTCCGCGCGCCCGCGTCAGGGGGCGCTCCACGGGTACCCGCGCGCGGGAGGAGGGTGCGTATGCGCACGGGGAACGAACCGGTCACCGCCCGCAGTCCACTGCGGCTGCGGCTCGGGCTGGGTGTGTGGGGTCTGCTGTGGGCCCTCGCCGGGACCGTCGCCTTCGCCCTGGTGGGGCGGACGGGCTGGGCGATCGCCTGCGGGGTGCTGCTTCTGATCGTGGCGACGGACGTGGTGATGATCGTGCGCCACATGCGGCAGGGCGCCCGCTACCAGCCGGGGCGGGACGTGCCGCCCTTCGAGCCGTCGCGCCCCGGTCGCGACGGGCGCCCGTGGCGGCGGCGCGGCGGTCCGCCCCCGCAGCCGTGACGCCGTGACCGGCGCCGGTGCCTGCGCCGGCCGACGTGTGGCGCCGGGCAGGCGGGCAGGCGGGCGGGCTCGATGGGCGGGACGGGCGGCTGGGGCGGCTGGGCCGGCTGAGGGCAACCGGTGGGCGGGCGCTACGGAGGCTGAGGGCGCGCGGCCGGGCGGGACGCGTGGCCGGGGGCGCGTGGCTGGAGGCCCGCCGTGCGGGGCGGGACGGGTGCTGTACGCGGGGGCGGCCTGCCGCGCGGGCGGATGGTGGGGCCCCGCCGGATGCCTGAAGGCGCCGGGCATGCGACCGCAAGCCGGGCGGGCCGCGGACGGTGAGGAGACGCGGGTGAGGGCACCGGGGCGCGACGCCGGAGCCGGGGCGGGGCCGCGGGCCGGGGCGGGCGGCGCGGGCCGGGGCGGGCGGCGCGCCGGGGGTCGCTCCCTGTCAGGCACCGGCCGGCGCGCGAGGGCACGGCCTCGACCAGTGGGCGGGCGCCGCGGGCCCGGGTCGTCACCCGCCGAGGCCGTAAGCCGGCCGGCGCCGGTGAAAGGGCGTCCCGCTACGGCAGGCGGGCCCAGGCACGGGCGGGGTTCCGCCGGGACGGCGTCCGTCAGGCGGAGCCGTCGTCGAACCGGGCCGCCTCGACGTACTCGGGCTTCGGGTCGAGGGCCGCGGCCAGTCGGAAGTGCCGCTTGGCGTGCTGGGGGCGACCGGCGCGCTGGAGCGTGCGGGCGAGCCCGAAGTGGGCGAAGGCGTTGTCCGGCTCGCGCTCCAGGACGATCTCGAACTCGAGCTCGGCCGGGCGCAGCTGCGCCGCCGCGAAGAAGGCGCGGGCGCGCAGCAGGCGCGCGGCGGTGTTCTCCGGGTGGGCCGCGATCACGGAGTCGAGCAGTTTGACGGCGCCGCGCGGGTCCCGTGCGGCCAGCAGCTGCTCGGCCGCCCGGTAGTCGATGACGTGGGTTTCCGGGTTGCTTTCGGGCACGGTCGGTTCCTTCCCCTCGCTGGGGGCGTTCAACAGTCCGCGCGGCGCGCCTATTCCACCGCGGTGCGGGCCGCGCGGGCCGCCAGCTCCTCCCACACGGCCCGGACCTGCCGCTCCAGCGCTTCCAGGGGGCCGTCGTTGTCGACGACGTAGTCGGCGATGGCGCGGCGCTGCTCGGCGGTGGCCTGGGCGGCCATCCGGGCGCGGGCCTCGGACTCGGTCATGCCCCGGAGCCGTACGAGGCGGTCGAGCCGGGTCTCCTCGGACGCGTCCACGACCACCACCACGTCGTAGAGGGGCGCGAGGCCGTTCTCGGTGAGCAGCGGCACGTCGTGGACGACGACCGCGCCGGGCTCGGCGGCGGCCTGGAGCTCGGCGGAGCGGGCGCCGACGAGGGGGTGGACGATGCCGTTGAGCGTGGCGAGGCGCTCGGCGTCGCCGAAGACGATGGCGCCGAGCTTGGGCCGGTCCAGCCTGCCCTCCGCGGTCAGGACGCCGGGGCCGAACGCCTCGACGACGGCGGCCAGCCCCGGTGTGCCGGGCTCCACCACCTCGCGGGCGATCCTGTCCGCGTCGACGAGGACGGCGCCGTACGAGACGAGGAGG is a window encoding:
- a CDS encoding DUF6343 family protein, translated to MRTGNEPVTARSPLRLRLGLGVWGLLWALAGTVAFALVGRTGWAIACGVLLLIVATDVVMIVRHMRQGARYQPGRDVPPFEPSRPGRDGRPWRRRGGPPPQP
- a CDS encoding tetratricopeptide repeat protein gives rise to the protein MPESNPETHVIDYRAAEQLLAARDPRGAVKLLDSVIAAHPENTAARLLRARAFFAAAQLRPAELEFEIVLEREPDNAFAHFGLARTLQRAGRPQHAKRHFRLAAALDPKPEYVEAARFDDGSA
- the coaE gene encoding dephospho-CoA kinase, yielding MLTVGLTGGIGAGKSEVSRLLVSYGAVLVDADRIAREVVEPGTPGLAAVVEAFGPGVLTAEGRLDRPKLGAIVFGDAERLATLNGIVHPLVGARSAELQAAAEPGAVVVHDVPLLTENGLAPLYDVVVVVDASEETRLDRLVRLRGMTESEARARMAAQATAEQRRAIADYVVDNDGPLEALERQVRAVWEELAARAARTAVE